cagttggtagtatgtCATACAAGAGGATAGTAGCACTTAGAGTAGCaccagaattcactgaattcattaagTTGCCATCATCTATATTATAGTTATAGTTCGTTCGTTATATTTCCACatgtttattaataaatcatccttagagttaaACTATTATGTTTTGTGTATATCATTACAACGGTtagaacacagaacacaacaaatTAAGTCATTTACAGCAGAAGTGGCCATTTGATCCATCAAGTCCACGATAGCACTCTGTAGACAATACTATTATACTCATTCCCCACTCTAGCCCCGTAAACCCGTAACTTTATTTTGTTCACGTGCCcacccattttttaaaaatcatttgttTTCACCGCCCACGTAGGCAGCAAGCCCAATGACATCATCACTTGGTTGCATAAAATGTTTTTCTTCAAAATTTATCTCCCTTAACCTTTGTAAGAATGGGTAATAGGAATACGTTTTGTTGTCATAATCACATAGACCGTTATCAAATTTCCACAGTGAAGTTAaaaatgggtatagaggaataaacAGACGAAGGCAGGacagagggtgggggctggggcatGGGGGAGTGGAAGAGGGAAGGACATTATGTCCTCGTTGTGGTGTGAACAGTCAAGGTAAGAAAATGAGGGGCCAAAAGGTAGCGTCTGTACTGTCTACATGTGGGTCCATCTCTTGGCATTGGCTGGCAGAGTCCTTATGGGACTTTGAATTCACCTCCAACATTGCAACTATCTCAGACAATGTCCTTTAGAATGCATTGAAGGGAGAGCCAGCTGAGTGTTTGCAAGTTCAACGATGTCCCACGGCGTAGCAAATACAACATGAACATTCAGTAAAGAGTGTACTGGGAAATATCACATTCTTTCACCAAAAAGGGAATGTTCCTAACTCCCCTATAACCAATGTGTGTCAACCTTGAAGTATGCCAGTCCATTTGGTCTCTGACTGAGTTTGTCTCAACAAATAACGATGATGCACTCGTCAATTAAGTTAAACATTTAcaagtgaaatttaaatttaaaaacatcCCTGCCACCTTTGAGTTCGCAATAAGTCTCATGATAATGGAAATAGAGTTGGGCAGAAAAGTTGTGGTCACAACAAAGAACCTTCCCATTTGTTCAGAAGACTGTTTTCTAGTCTGCCACCAGCAACTTATTTTAACTGTATAGAAtatcagtgcaggaggccatttggcccattgaatctgcactggcccatggaaagagcatcctacttaagcccacacttccactccatccaacctttttgggcaccaagggcaatttagtaagaccaatccacctaaccggcacatctttggattgtgggaggaaaccggagcacccagaggaaacccacgcagaccctgggagaacatgcatactctgcacagtgaccaaagacgggaatcgaacctggagttatgacacaacagtgctaaccagtgctaccGTGttgagccactgtgctaccgtgtaatatTGTAAGAACCAGCAAAATACAAGCAAGTGGTGTCCACTTTGCTATCGGGCAAATCCAGGAAAAATGTTGATGACACCACCAGGAATTCTTCATCTCATTCACTGACCTGGTCAAACTATTTGACTCAGCAAATCATGTGGCTCAGTGGATTGTGTTCCAAAGATTTTGCGGCCCAAGAAACTTCATTATATGACTGCAACTCGAGTGGGAGATCTTACGCAGATGCCTTCAACATTTGGACTGGTGGAAAGCAAGTCTGTATATCTCCCATGTTACTGAATCTATCCAGAAAATGGCTATTCATCTCAAAGATCAACTGCCCTCTGGTGTCAGTAGTAAATATCATCTAGATGGAAACTAACTTCAGTCATCTCTatgccaaaactaaactgaccTCTGTGGATATATATGATCTTTCGTCTGTTGATGACTGCAGCGTTGTTGCCCACTGCACCAGGTTTGCAAGCCACTCTTGACCTCTTCAAATCTGCATACACCTGTACCATAATGTTGCCAAAACAAACTCATACATCAACCCATATCTAGTCAGCTAAATATTCCATCTCCCATTTTTGTTGAAGGAGGCACGCTGGAATATGTTTAGGACTTCCCATAGCTTGGAGATCCATCTTTCAAAACCACCATTGACAAGGAGATTCGTTATCATCAGATGTGCCAGTGAAGTTTTCTCCAAACTAGAGCAACAAatgtttgacaacaaagacctgTGCAAGTCAACAAATGTTCTAGCGTACAGAGCTGCTGTCATTACCACACTTGTACCGCAGCAAGATCTGGGACGGTGTATCAGCGATGCATAAGAGCACAAGAGAAATTCCATCAGTCATGCCTCTGCTGCATCCTCCAGATTCAATGGGAGGACCATCAAACATATGGTGTCCTTCACGAAGacagctccacaagcattcaggcaaaagTCCTGCAAAATTAACTTTGATGGCAGAAAGCCATCAGGTCCTTTTTCTCAACTCAAATGGCCAACATCCAGGGTCAGAGACATTGTGACGCTCTCACTCAAGCACTGCAGCATTGAAATTAATGACAGGGACGAACTTGCTGTCAAACATTTAAAATGGCAGTAACCTATCTATGAAACTGCATCTTGATTAGAGTCATAAGGTCTTAATGATGAGGGAGAGCAGAGGCAGTAAAGAAAGAAAAAGGAAGAAAGTCCTGCACTCCAGATTCCACTACGTTTTGGGACCTTGTCCCATGTGCCAGAAGAAATATGCTCGAGGGTTAGCCTGATCAGCACAAAGACTAAAATTGCATCCCCGAGTAATGCGATCCTCAAATCAAGGGACAGTCAATCACGACGACTTGCAACTATTTAGCTCTTCCGGGAGGTTAAATAACTCAAGGGCGAATTCATGATGATATGTATTTTATTTAGTCTGTGGCTCAATTACATTGTAATATTTCATACTTTCATGCACATTCCCATGGACTTAGATTTACATGGTACAATTTACAGCCTGGAGTTTAGATGCTGTAAATCATATTTCTGTTAACATGAACCTAAAAATCTATGATTCTTTAACTTCCATAATTTAAATTACTAGTCATCTATAAATTACCACTTAATTCAGATAAATAAGTCTCATTTTTCTACTCAAAATTACATTCTGAAAGGAGAGAGTGTTATCAAGGATAATTTTAGTTTTATTGACATGATTGATCCATATAACATATGGGCAATAAGCACATTATCAGAACAGGATTTTTTGCGTTTCAAAAGTCAAAGTTAGTATAAAGCAGATTACCAATTGCACTTGTTGATATCAAAAGAAGAACACATGATTAATGAATGTAATCACTGAAGACACAATGTGTCGTGCATTGAGCTTTCAAAAATCTTTGGAATTTCAGCAAAGGCAGGTGGCATTTTGGTAATCGTTCAGAAGTCGGGACCATTTTTCTGCAGATGTTTGTAATCCATGTTGACGGCAACAAACTGTCAAAGTAAGAATAAAACAATCAGCAGGCATATTTCTCAATCATTTCACAGTTCATGTATTATGTTATGATTATTGCTGTATTATTTAGTTTTCTTAAATGCATGATGAGAAGTAATTTTGATTCCAACAGTGCAACTGTAAATGTTATTTTCAACAAATCCTCTCTCCACCAAGTTACCTTGTATTGATGATTATAACCCAATTTCTTCCACGGCTCAGGGTTATTTTTTTTATCCCAgctgaaaaaaaaaaaatatacAATTATATAGAATCATAAGCACAGGAGACTTTTCAGCCATCATGATTGTGCGAGATTTTTGAAAGAAATATCCAAATAGTCCCACTTCCCTGTTCATTCCCCATAGTCCGATAAATGTCTAAAATCTACTGTTGAATGTGTCTTCACCATTTCTTCAGATAGTTATTTGCTGTTAAAACTTTTTCCTCTAttcatatttttttttaatgtatgcattcacttttttaaaaaaaatttagagtacccaattcatttttttattttccaattaaggggcaatctagcatgaccaatccacctagcctgcacatctttgggttgtgggggcgaaacccatgcaaaagctaggagaatgtgcaaactccacatggacagtgacccagagccaggatcgaacctgggacctcggcaccgtgagacagcagtgctaattactgcacCACCGTTTTGCCCTAATGTATGCATTCACAGGATTTGGAGTCAGATGCAAGTCCAGCATTAACTAACTATCCTCTGActacccttgagaaagtggtggcgcATTGCTTTCTTGAACTACTGCGGAATGTGTGAAAGCACTCTAGTTGTATGGGCTGGGGTGCTGGGCAGCACAGATAGTGTTTCAAAACTAGCAACCTCTGGACAGAGTCCATGGTGGATTTAAGATCTTGTTGGTTTTCGGGGAAAAAAAGTCCTGTGGCATTTTACAGTACCTGCATTAAAGATGAAGATTGACTGCGGTCAGACTGAAGCTGGAGTGCgctttggtaaggccacaactTTAAAAAAGGATGTTCACTGTGGGTCACTGGAGCACAAGAGGAACATTCAGTATGGATGCTGTGCAGAGAAGCGCAACTCCCCAAACTTTGCAAGCCGATTTCGGCAGGGTCAAAGGTCGCTTCAACCATTCGGAGCATGGGAAATGACCAGTGTGCAAAGTGGATAACTACTAGGCATGACATCGATGCAACAACTCACCAAACAAGCCAAAAAGCTTTTGTCACTCATTTAACAGCACGAAAATTCTTGCATGGTCTAATGTTCGGTTTTCACATAGCTGGATTTGAGGTACTGTACTTGTATAAGCATTTTCACTCCACAACATTGAAGGGATAGGTATACGTACGAGCTAATATACACGACTTAGATGGgagaacttgtaggtggtggtatTCTATGTGTTGACTACCCTAGGTGATgtagatcgtgggtttggaagatgctgtaaaAGAAGCCTTGACGGGTTGCTGAAGTGTCTTGTATATGGTATACCATTGGTGGAATAAATATTGAAGATGATGGATGGgtgcaaatcaagtgggctgctttatcgtgactgatgttgaagctgcactcttcgaggtaagtggagaatattccatcacgttCTGAATTTGTGCTCGATAGATGGTGGAAAAGCTTTGGAATCAGGAGGCAAGTCACTTTCTACAAATACTGAGTCTCTGACCTGCTCGTTTAGCCAAAGTATTTATCTGGCTGCTTAAATCACGTTTTTGGTGATTCATGagttttctccccgtgactgtgtgggtttcctccggatgctccggtttcctctcacagtccaaagatatgcaggttgtaaattgccccttagtgtccaaacgttaggttggggtacagggttaaggggatagggtgcagAATtgtgcctagatagggtgctctttcagagggttgcggcagacccgaggggccgaatggtctccttctgcactgtagaagttCTATGATTCCTATGATATTGCTGATGGGGGACtttgcaatggcaatgccattaaagGTCATGGGGAGTTGATTAAAATATCTCTTGAAGGTGATCACTGCTGGTACTCATAAGTGCAAATGCTATTTGCCACTTATCAATCCAAGTCTgcatgttgttcaggtcttgctgcacggCAAAAGGGCTGCTTCTTTGTGGAATTGCAAATGGAACATTGCACAATCATCAGCGAGaaacccacttctgatcttatgatcgaGGGCCCAGGATAttgccccgaggaactcctgcagcaataccATGAGGCCGAGATGATTCACAACTGTGTTCATGTTTCCTTTGGTGCTTTTACCAATTAATACAAATCTTGGGTCCTTTGGTTATTGACCCTTCTTACATTGGAAACCATTTCCCCTCCTTCACCCTATCAAAACCCTTCTTGATTTTAAAAGCCTTCATCAAATCCCCTCTTAACCTTGTCTGCTAGTTTCTCTAATCTCTCCATGGAACTCTTTCATCCCAGGTGCCATTCTATTGAATTTCCTCATTGTCCAGCTcttgcagcggagtgggtagcacccCTGCCTCTGAGCTAGAGGCTCCGGCTTCACGTCCCACCCCcagacttgatggtcaaggaaggtgcgttcatcagGTGGTCAAACAGGCTAAGTGTCAAcctcaaatccttccaaacacacgaaTGGCTGGTGCAAAGACCGCAAGAGACATATGGTCAGCCATGCTCGATGTGGAATGGCATCCCTGAACTGTGATGCCCTGGCGGCAGACGAGCGAACTGCTCCGTGAGTTACTGtccatggaaacagacaaaaggttGCCCTAGTGCatcactaggtgcgggaagagattTGGAATGGACACATCGTCTAAggtcttgacatccttcctaaagcgtggttcccagaattggacacaatgttcTAGGGAGGCCTAACCAGTGTTGCCTAAACCTTTAGCGTTTTATTCTATGCCTTCATTTATAAAGCCATAAATATAGAAGAAAGTAACAAACTAGATTACATCACATACCAGACATCAGGGCTAAACATCGCCAGACGTGACAGGTATAGCCCAgcaccagaagctccaagtccaatGAAGAAGAAGAGAGGAATCAACTAAAGTAACAAAAATAGATAGCTATTATGTTTCTCTCTGGTAAAACAACAATTTTAAAAACAATTCTTTGAACAAATAATATTGTTTATACTTTACTATTGAAAAAATCCCATTATCAACAGTTTTTGAAACAATGTATTAGAGCAATAATAAATGATACTTCCAATTTGAGAATGCTGATGGAAACAAACACCTTTTGCAATAGTTATGTATCCTTGCACATGAATACAGAGCCCCTTACAACCCCGAGCTCAAAATCCTCCAGGCTAGCTTCCCCAATAATTCTGCCATTTTTCACTGCATGATCCTGTTACATGTGAATAtacaaagtaggagcaggagtagagcaCTTGACTTTTCAAACTTGCTCCGccactcaatatgatcatggctgatctgcttgtaacTTTAACTTCACATTCCCacgacccccaataacctttcatgcCCTAGCTTTTCAAGGATTTACCTACCTCTACCTTAAACATAGTCAAAGACTATCCTTTCACCGTTCTTTGagcaagagaattccaaagactctcaacccatAGGATTTTATTTTCCTCATCgtggtcttaaatgggcgaccccttatttttaagctgTGGCCCCAAGTTTGAGATTCCCCCCACATGTGGAAACATCTTATCCACATTGATCcgatcttatgtttcaatcaagttgatccttactcttctaaactccagcgggtaAAAGCatagtctgtctaacctttcctcataaagacAACCCACCCAATCCAGGTATTAGTTAGTAAGCCTTCTCTGTACTGCTTCCAAAGCACTTacacctttcctcaaataaggaaaccaatactGTATACGGTACTCCAGGAGGTGACCACACCAATGCCCTACATAACTGGAGCATAATcctctccctacttttgtattcaattctccttgcaataaacaacaacattctattagctttcctaattacttgccagCACCCGCATACTAGCCTTTTGAAATTCATGCACTCGGACCCCTAGATCCCTCTGCAATTCAGAGCTCTGCATTCTCACACCAATTAGATAATGTACTTCATTAGGTTTCCATTTTACATTTTCCCATATGATAGCCCATTTGCcaggtctttgcccactcactttaccAATCTTTCTCTCTTCTTTTAGTATCCTTGTTTCCTCTTCTCATATGTAAATTTATCTTCGGTACCTTCACcttagtcatttatataaattgtaaaaaaagAGACCCCAGCAACTACTCCTGTGTCACATCATTCATTAcaccttgccaaccagaaaaatatcCATTTATGCTTACTCTCAGTTGGCTAGTCAATCTTCCATCCAATTTCTAACTTCTATCTTTGTCTCCCAAAGGCAATCTCACCAAGCCTCATTGTACCAGTAGAAATTACTAATTTGTTTCAAGTATTATTTCACAACTTCTCTTGTCCCTGCTATTGTTCCAGTAAATATTGACCTTACATGTTCCTCGACATTAATGGCTGGATTTTAAAGTccgactatttaagaaaggctgtagggataatccagggaactacagaccagtgagtctatcAGGTAAActattggagaaacttctgaaggagagaatctatctccacttggagaggcaaggtttgatcaggaatagtcagcatgactttgtcagagggaggtcatgcctttgAGCATGTgattaagtgtgtagatgagggtcgtGCAGTTGATGTaggggaattgactggttaaaatgttacctggattctttgaatgctgaaaatcgtaacaaggttaaggaatttgaaagtttcacaagtttcaggtttggggatgataatactctgaagttgctgaaaagagtggtgatcccttgcaatattgccggagtgaataatttcattagcacggatgttgtatcaagtgagatacctctgcttcggagcagaccgtcgatgaagaaagcacacatgaaactggatatggaaaggataaggcaacagtttttggaaagacggtggacttacaatttacacagtcgggacactattgtattgcattactgacaaataatatttcaagtagagtggttaaggatgtgttactggcagttgaaaatgggactttagctgataagaagcttgttgtattaaaactgcagaggcaatGTGCACATccttctcctcggaggctgaaaaatttattaaaggttgcaggggtaagggatgacgactatactaaactgatagaacaggttagtgaccgctgtgaagtttgtaggaagtacagaaggacaccagcatgactgatagtaaccctaactttggccaggaattttaacaacattgtggccatggaccttaagatctgggataaagccaataatatatttattttgcattttgtagatttagcaaccagatttagtcaatcaacgattgtacgaagtaaagaaaagtgagtaattctggatcaaatcgtggagaaATGGattgggacaggaatgggtccaccggcaaaattccttacggaaaaTGGGGGAgaatatgaatacggctgcagaaagcccatttagtaatggtgtctgtgaaagaaatcatgctgtcatcgatgacatgctttggaaaattttggcagatcgatcaaattgcaggctaaattcagctttagcatgggcgatacatgcaaagaattcattgcagatggttgggggcttatAGACCTCATCAATCagcgtttggtagaaatcctaaaattccatccattttggatgaccagcctccagcttgggaggggactacaattagctctggttttgctgaacatttaaatgcattacatagtggtagaaaagcctttttggaagcagaagtctctgaaagaattcgcagagctttaaggcataatgtatggccatcaaatacagtttttcagcaaggagatatGGTATACtagaagagagacaattctaatgattgGAAAggtccagggaagatcataggcatagatggcaaaacaattattttgcagaatggcaatcaaactgttagggtacattcatcacggctaatgggtacagattacaaatttagacagagcagatgaACATGACGAGGAGCCAGGGCTATCTGGTatacacgtgttacagaactatgaggacccgttaactgatatagacagggcttctatagaggaacacaacacgtccgatgaattagaacaggccatttttccgaaaggacaactgccaaaagttggtacaaaagtgacatacttgcctgaagagtctagtcaatggaagcatgcaactgttattagtagaacagggaaggccactggaaagtataaacattggttgaatatacagcattcaggggagggagtcaagacaatggattgggaacactaagttcaaaaatggagggcacagaaacacagtgccagttcagatagtacatcggatagtgaacaggtccgcaggaaaaggtcgagaactattgaaaggacatcccacagtagaagagaaagatcaagcagtagcagtacagaacgagaaaccaggcgggagaggggatgtactTTATCaatgtctcggaacatgagtaagactacgaatacaaataggagtagaagcccacatgcacgtgagattttggtggcttcaaataaattagatgaaaaagttatcaaagatgctaaacagcaagaattgcatagttggagtgtatTTGGGGTATACActaaagtaccggataggggacaaagagctctaccccacagatggatttgcacagaaaaggttcttccggatggaagtgaaaggcaaaggccaggcttgtggcaaggggatttgaagaaaacttagaagatcaggatttaagggtagattcacctacagcaggaaaggttattttaaagatcttcttggctccattagccacaaaggcatgggaatgcaaatctgtagatataaaagctgcctttttgcaggggcatcagctccagacagacatttttctccgtcgtcctaaagaagcagctaacacagaaggggtactctggaagttgaacaaatgtgtatatggattaaatgatgcatctagagtctggcaaTTTTTGGTacagtcagttttgttaaagttaggctgttgccagttgaaagcagatcctgcaatgttttactagcACTATAAAAGGAAATCTTTCtgccatctttatgatgcatgtcgatgattttttgtggggtgggactagtgattttgaagctactgtaatctctggtttgaggaaagaattcagggttggaagtcaggttcCAGTGcacttaaatatattggactggaaatcggacagactaagttaggggcaactttacatcagcaatcttatttggaaagcatcagcccaatagcaattggtcgtggccgggtttcacaaaaagacaccatggtttcaaagatagaaaaagagcaactgcaaagtttaattgggcaactgaactggttaggtagacagactagacgggACGTGAGttctgatgtcttagagttgagtacaaaaatgaatgatcccaaagtgaaagaaataataagagcaaataaagcgttggccaaactaaaaatgcaggagtgtgttttgaagttcccggttttaggtgaccttgggCACTTGAACCTCAGTTTATAGTGatacgtcctatgcaaatttatgtgatggggtttcaagcgcaggagattttataattttccttttggggaacaatggtaaatgttaccctcttgtgtgagaaacaaagaaaataaggagagtggtaaaaagcactttggctgctgagacgttaagccttgtagaggcggtggatatggccttttatacaagtcagatagacagaaatttggggattaggggatttgggtaatatacctattgactgtcacattgacaataaatccctgtgggaaaatgtgcactctacaaaaagtgtcaatgaaaagagattacggatagacatcgcaagtttgaaacagatgttggacagaggggaaataaaaattaaatgggttgacagtagctatcaactgtcagactgttttacgaaaagaggggctagttcacagaaacttttggatattgttaatgaagggcgcttgtttctatgactttttcttttctttctcttcCAAA
The genomic region above belongs to Scyliorhinus torazame isolate Kashiwa2021f chromosome 6, sScyTor2.1, whole genome shotgun sequence and contains:
- the LOC140425154 gene encoding cytochrome c oxidase subunit NDUFA4-like — translated: MFRLMVTQAKKHPSLIPLFFFIGLGASGAGLYLSRLAMFSPDVCWDKKNNPEPWKKLGYNHQYKFVAVNMDYKHLQKNGPDF